GGTCACCAGCGGCATCGCCACGAAGAAGATCATGATCACGCCGTGGGCGGTGAAGATCTGGTCGTAGTGGTGCGGCGGCAGGAAGCCGGCGTTGTCGCCGAAGGCCATCGCCTGCTGCATGCGCATCA
Above is a genomic segment from Salifodinibacter halophilus containing:
- a CDS encoding cytochrome o ubiquinol oxidase subunit I translates to MRMQQAMAFGDNAGFLPPHHYDQIFTAHGVIMIFFVAMPLVTGFMNYVVPLQIGARDVAFPFLNNFSFWMTACGAG